CGTATGTGAGATGTGTATGTAGCAACTTTATTTTTCCATGCAGTAAATAATACAAAGGGCTATATTTGTGTTGTTCACTGCGAACAACTGATTAGTGAGCTGCCTTTTATGTACAGAGAATTAAGCTCTGAATATTTAATCTTTCCGTAACAATAACAAACATCAAACAGATTTAACCTTTCTGTGTGGAAATTCAAACTACCTTCCTTCTGCGCATGCATGCCTTCGAGCTTATACACTCGAATATGATTCTCATTCTCGTATCGGTGGAGCATCAAGGTATGTAAGCAATCACATTTGAAGAAGATTATTCACGGTAACAGTAGCTGAATTTGTTCTTTGCAAGTCCTGCAGAATTGCATTCATTATTCAAGTAAACAAATACACTTCCAGTAAATAGAAGAACCTCCAAAGACTAAACATGAATTCTCATTGTCAATGacatgaattcaaaaattaccatttttttGAAATGCACCTCCATGGTTTGCTACATCTACTCTACCAAGGTAAGCAAAAACCAAGTAGGTTTTGGGCTGGTTACTAGAGCAAGTTGATTTcttatataatacaaattagaCAGGTCATTCTAAGAGGATTAaaccttcaaaattttcacattgACCCACGATAttgtcccttttttttttttttttgagacaATCTCCCACAACGgccaaaatttttgtttgtctTCAATGCACAGCCAAGGctatgaaagaaaagaaaagaggacATTTCTGGCGACAGCCACAACATGCTTCCCACCACGGGACTTCTAGATAGCATTCGTCTGTATTTGAGATTTGACAGGATACTATGAAAGGTGAAATGTAGCAGAAGTAGCTTGTGTGACAGGAAAACTGAGACACAAAATTTTTCTCCCAAAACAAAAGTTTATCTAACTACAAACATAGTAGACATAACTGACCTGAACTAAAGGAATAACTAAAGGCTACAGACCATTGACCAACAAGAACATTatcaaacataaaatacaaaCTATACCTGTAAAATTAACTCATCTGGGACATGTGGCAGAACCTCCCGCACAGTCTCAGCCATGGCAAGTATATTTGCTATGTCACCAGTATTTCCAAGGTATCTTCCAGCAACAGGAGGAATAGGTGAACCAGAAGAACCACCAGCAGCCTGAGAAGGATTCGCTGGCCAAATGCTCCAAGAATTATCCTCAATGGCAGATTGTGCATAGGTTTCTCCTACAGATGCAAGATGTCTCATCATCATCTGAACTCTCCCTAATCCAACTGATCTCATAGCTGTAGAAGGACCAGCTCCGTCAACACCTTGGTTTGGCCAAGTGTGCAACCAACTTGAATCCAGTCCTGCACTCCTGAAGAGCAAAAGGAGAAATGGAAAAGAACAGAATATTGTAAACTGAACACCTAATAAATATCACACTGTTTAATGAATAGCAAGTATTATGTATGAATTTTACACATCAGAGAACAGAGAAGCAATCTTTAGGTATCAGCAAAGGCTACAATAAGGTAACTTCTTGAAGAGAAATTGACAAATTTGGGTTAAAAGTGAAAACTAGTTATTCATGGAGTAAAAGTACAGATTCCAGTCAATATTCAAATGGGAGTCTTGCCCAAAATGGAATTTAGTGATTAGAGAAACAGAAACACAAAAGGCTTCTATTTAGTCAAGTTGAATTTGTTACTGTTGTCTCCAGGAAAATAGCTGCTAGTCTTGTTAGTGGGAATGCTTAGATGCATTTGACAAAACTATAGGTTTAAGTCATCCATGGTAATAAGATTAAAATCCCAGGATCCCAGAGACCTCACCAAAAAGGAACTTTGGCAACAAGCCAGAACAGAGTTCTGATAATCTAAACAGTAAATCTAGTCGATTTTAACAAAGCTTAATCAAAAGAGTGCTTTTTTCGAAAATAAAGAGGAAGATAAATTATATCAGGGAAAGACGAGGAAACTGCATTGATTTAAAGTAAGGAACTGCACCTCCAAGGGCCATCTTCCATAGGGTTCTGTGCCTGAGTTGGGAAAACACCAGTGGGCAGTGTTTGTGCAGAATTGTTTTGCATATCAAGGCCCAAACTTAATTGACGAGCTAACTGTTCATCGATTGAAACTTCCCCAACTCGAGGGGTTACATTGTTTTCAGGTCTACCCACAAAAAGCGGTTTTCGACATGTAGGGCATGAGTACATCTCATTTAAACCTTGATCCAACCTGCCATTTTCAAATTACaattccaaattttattatGCCTCATAGATTGCAAATATGCAAGCTGAGGATCAGTCACAACAACATAAATCATACCAAGATCTCAAGCATACAAGATGGAAAAGGTGATTGCACTGAAGCTTTTTAGCCTTTGCCATGGGCTCCTGGAAAACTTCCCAGTTCATCACAATTCAGGGGATCAAGTGGAACTTAAAAGGCCAACAACAAAAGACAAAAGCATACCCGACAAATTGCACATTCATCCTCAAATGCACGTAGCTCTTCAGATGTTGCATCAGGAAGTGCAGCATGAAGGTCCCCTAAAGCGAGTCTTAATTTGATGAATCCTTTTATACGCTTTATGATAGCACTAAGCAAGGCCTGTAGAAACAATTGATTAGATGAACAGAAAGCatgtcaaataaagaaaaattaaaacaaccgGCTAACTAGATGTTcatatttgcaattaaaaaatagattagatTATTTACAGAAATATTTACACGTATGTTTAAGAAAAGGACTGCATCCACAAGATGGAAAGCCAAGCCACGAAGCCACCAAATATACACATAATGACCAAGTGCCATCAACAATGTAGACATGTCTAGGAAAAAACCCAAATTTCGGATGAGAATGCCCTTCCATTCCAACAATGAACCTGCACAAGCATTCGCTcatgagaaaataaagaaacatatCCTGCTAAAACACGCTTGAGTTGGCATGAAACAAAGCCACatagaaataaaagagaaaattaagcCAGCCATACATACACAAAGTTGAAGGAAGAAACTAATACATAGGTTTGGGAGAAGCATAGttaaaacataacaaatttACATGAATCGTATTGGTAGATGGCCAATGGAaactaaaacaaacaaaatgtgCCAAATTTCAAACTGAAAAGGACATCTCATGGGTACAAATCACTGTAAAAACGTACCAAATTTTGAAACTGAAAAGGACCTGTGTAATTGTTAGGATAGGGGACACTTGTCCTCATCCCATAAGGTAAATTCTATTATAAAAACAGGTTGTTATGTTATCAAACAAGGGGGAGAAAAAATATTGGGGTTTGTTTTGTGGGCAACCTTAGGGCTGATAGTGAGAGGTCTTTGACATCTCAAACAACCAGATAATAGGAGACCCTGGACTCCTCAAACTATCCGGCTTATCACTGTATCCCCTCCAATGAATAAAATAGTTGTTATTTTACTTTGATTTGTGTTTGTTTactggcttttttttttttttgaaatggcCTAGAATCCTAACAGTAATTTGCCAAGGAGATCGAATTCAATAGTATGCTGCAAATGTACAAAAGCCATAGTTCACAAAGCACCTAATAATTAGAAAAGTAACTGAAAAAAACTGTACTAAAACATCTCCTACTTATAAAATCATGCTAAGTCAGACATAATTTAATATGGAATAATTAAAGGCACAATGGAACTGCCATGCCTGAGAATAACCAACTATCCCTTGTACTATCTTAGGTATCACATTTAAGCATCAATGTAATGCTAGAGAGTCAGGAAAAAGCACCTGCCGCTGATGTATCAAAGAACTTTGACCTTTCAAAGTTTGTACTATTCCCTGCTGCATGGATCCACGTATCAAGCAACTGGAAACCATGAACCAAAATGGCCTACAGGAAGCATTTTTGGCACCAAATGACTTCATCAATCAAGGATtatcaattagtaaaataataagcCTGTGTAACATATTCCATGAGGTTTTCTATAACATTACCTGCATGGTCTCAAAAGCAACACTTAGAGGCTCAAAAAATAACAACAGGAACATAGATGAATCCAGTGCTCTGTACATTTTTAGACACAGCCATATGCTGCAAGTGTGAAACAATTAACATCAGAGAAATTTCTAAGCTTTATGAAATCACTTATAACATACAATGTCTGCCAGCAGATCAGTAAATAAAGGCTTTAAAATGGAATAAAGGTAAGGTTTTTGTATCCTGTATTTTGCAACAGTGTGcagaaaaaagaaagcaaatgaACTCCTTTTCCTGAATTAACATTAGGCCCGAATACCAACTACTCTCAACATAGAAAAAAATAGTCTGAATGCCCAAAAAGATGATTCATAGTCTTGAAGAGTTCGTAGAATCCTTCAGAAGATACACTTTTGTGTACAATAGAATTTGGTTGCTCGCATATTCTCAAATGTTGGAAGTTATTTCTTTCAACATCACCTTTCAATGTAAGCCTAGTAGTTGGGGAATGCAAATATGCATGTTAGATCCATGATTCCATTACAAGGAAACTAAAAAGGTAAACATACACACAAAAATGGATTGCTAAATTCATTGTTTATAAGTGATACAAATTAATTGGTAAATTAATCTTATTGTTCTTCAGGAATAATCTTGCTTTATATACAATTGATAATAGAAACATTCAAACTATAAACTAGGAACTAATTTGATTGACTATCCtatcaaaaaatatgaaacaaaataaaggaaaataaacttaataataaaattggaaCTAAATCCCAACAAAATGATATCAATCTACAGtaccctaaattaaaaaaaaaattagatttctcaacaataaaatatatacaaaacatGAGAACAATAGTTCATACCAGAAAATGTCAACAGAGAAAACCAATGGTAATAC
The genomic region above belongs to Mangifera indica cultivar Alphonso chromosome 15, CATAS_Mindica_2.1, whole genome shotgun sequence and contains:
- the LOC123197989 gene encoding E3 ubiquitin protein ligase RIN2-like isoform X2, whose product is MGVSYLAISSVCTVLSFLGLQWWTEFSLDKLRTDGLIGENFIDLENANHALELFLGSYATVALLANFALNVYILLILCLKTIFFVELYPSETHKFVERLIHYVIYKGAFLPLVVPPTIYQMGLWSIWLTVLCSLKMFQALARDRLEHLNASPSATPWTYFRVFSVLPLVFSVDIFCIWLCLKMYRALDSSMFLLLFFEPLSVAFETMQAILVHGFQLLDTWIHAAGNSTNFERSKFFDTSAAGSLLEWKGILIRNLGFFLDMSTLLMALGHYVYIWWLRGLAFHLVDAVLFLNIRALLSAIIKRIKGFIKLRLALGDLHAALPDATSEELRAFEDECAICREPMAKAKKLQCNHLFHLVCLRSWLDQGLNEMYSCPTCRKPLFVGRPENNVTPRVGEVSIDEQLARQLSLGLDMQNNSAQTLPTGVFPTQAQNPMEDGPWRSAGLDSSWLHTWPNQGVDGAGPSTAMRSVGLGRVQMMMRHLASVGETYAQSAIEDNSWSIWPANPSQAAGGSSGSPIPPVAGRYLGNTGDIANILAMAETVREVLPHVPDELILQDLQRTNSATVTVNNLLQM
- the LOC123197989 gene encoding E3 ubiquitin protein ligase RIN2-like isoform X1, translated to MGVSYLAISSVCTVLSFLGLQWWTEFSLDKLRTDGLIGENFIDLENANHALELFLGSYATVALLANFALNVYILLILCLKTIFFVELYPSETHKFVERLIHYVIYKGAFLPLVVPPTIYQMGLWSIWLTVLCSLKMFQALARDRLEHLNASPSATPWTYFRVFSVLPLVFSVDIFCIWLCLKMYRALDSSMFLLLFFEPLSVAFETMQAILVHGFQLLDTWIHAAGNSTNFERSKFFDTSAAGSLLEWKGILIRNLGFFLDMSTLLMALGHYVYIWWLRGLAFHLVDAVLFLNIRVNISALLSAIIKRIKGFIKLRLALGDLHAALPDATSEELRAFEDECAICREPMAKAKKLQCNHLFHLVCLRSWLDQGLNEMYSCPTCRKPLFVGRPENNVTPRVGEVSIDEQLARQLSLGLDMQNNSAQTLPTGVFPTQAQNPMEDGPWRSAGLDSSWLHTWPNQGVDGAGPSTAMRSVGLGRVQMMMRHLASVGETYAQSAIEDNSWSIWPANPSQAAGGSSGSPIPPVAGRYLGNTGDIANILAMAETVREVLPHVPDELILQDLQRTNSATVTVNNLLQM